Proteins encoded in a region of the Melissococcus plutonius ATCC 35311 genome:
- the citC gene encoding [citrate (pro-3S)-lyase] ligase, with amino-acid sequence MLIENTRTLYLSLPNVRQSWENLLKQAGITRLASTDYLKVDYAIGIYQKNKLIATSSFTKNIMKYFAIDPAYREGGKTFNLLATKLIQEMAQRQIYHQFVATKQEYQQSFEAIGFHCLAYAEQGILLEGGDYSIHDYLAEVPKQKGEKIAAIVMNANPFTLGHYALVKQAAEENDFVYVFVLSEPQEFLSPDERIDLVKQGTKNLNNVGIFPGKEYMVSLATFPTYFLKKDISETEFQTELDARLFKTWVVPALGITKRYLGEEPFSEVTLHYNRSLQKVLEPEVQVVILPRHKKNEIPISASAVRHAFYTDDLSFIKQVTPIETYNFLVKKRKEMSQKNGN; translated from the coding sequence ACGCTTTACCTTTCATTGCCAAATGTTAGACAATCTTGGGAAAATTTATTAAAACAAGCTGGAATTACTCGTCTAGCCTCTACTGATTATCTTAAAGTTGATTATGCAATTGGAATCTATCAAAAAAACAAATTGATAGCTACTTCTTCTTTTACAAAAAATATTATGAAATATTTTGCTATTGATCCTGCTTACCGCGAAGGTGGTAAAACCTTTAATTTACTTGCAACAAAATTAATTCAGGAAATGGCACAAAGACAGATTTATCATCAATTTGTTGCTACGAAACAAGAATATCAACAGAGTTTTGAAGCTATTGGCTTTCATTGTCTAGCTTATGCAGAACAAGGAATTCTTTTAGAAGGTGGAGATTATTCTATTCATGACTATTTAGCAGAAGTTCCAAAGCAAAAAGGAGAAAAAATTGCTGCCATTGTAATGAATGCAAATCCCTTTACTTTAGGACATTATGCATTAGTGAAACAAGCTGCAGAAGAGAATGACTTTGTTTATGTATTTGTATTGTCTGAACCTCAAGAATTTCTATCTCCTGATGAACGAATTGATTTAGTAAAACAAGGAACAAAAAATTTAAACAATGTAGGTATATTTCCTGGTAAAGAATACATGGTTAGCTTAGCCACTTTTCCAACTTATTTTCTTAAGAAAGATATATCAGAAACAGAATTCCAAACAGAGCTGGATGCCCGTCTCTTTAAAACTTGGGTAGTTCCAGCCTTGGGTATTACAAAACGTTATCTTGGTGAAGAACCATTTTCCGAAGTGACTCTACATTATAATCGATCTTTGCAAAAAGTATTGGAACCGGAAGTACAAGTGGTTATTTTACCAAGACATAAAAAAAATGAGATACCTATCTCTGCTTCTGCCGTCCGTCATGCTTTTTATACGGATGATTTATCTTTTATCAAACAAGTAACACCCATAGAAACCTATAATTTTTTAGTCAAAAAAAGAAAGGAAATGAGCCAAAAAAATGGAAATTAA